Proteins encoded within one genomic window of Manis pentadactyla isolate mManPen7 chromosome 4, mManPen7.hap1, whole genome shotgun sequence:
- the LOC118909269 gene encoding LOW QUALITY PROTEIN: syncytin-1-like (The sequence of the model RefSeq protein was modified relative to this genomic sequence to represent the inferred CDS: substituted 1 base at 1 genomic stop codon), with the protein MGPSMTQEQFYLKLFGNPCDCKGGIMDFEPSLGGTKQLTSQGTQHLAGPQFYAGRTVDCQDKRAYLTADISAGGFSSGVGWKPQSWKCVKKPKVILPVNGKEICWPLVALVHISDGGGPTDQIREVQTKKRIEMLIRELDPPIEYHPLALPKPHGIDLDTQTADILEATHNALNITNPSLAENCWLCMTLGTPMPLAIPANATTNLTDQNCTLNSPFKVQPVGFNISLCVQKQPQNNSDDIDVGIASFTDCSQVFNYTSSVCPPNRQVFLCGGNLAYTALPTNWTGLCVQASILPDIDIIPGEEPVPTPSFEFIAGHSRSKRAIQFIPLLIGLGITSAVATGTAGAGIAIHSYHKLSNQLINDVDALSKTVTDLQDQIDSLAEVVLQNRRGLDLLTAEQGGICLALQEKCCFYANKSGIVWDKIKTLQDDLEKRRKELRDNPLLTGLNGLLPYLLPILGPFLGLLLLLSFGPWAFKRLTMLIKHXIDSLIARPIQVHYHRLDLADQGGDPYPGPHTRRDPTVTRE; encoded by the exons ATGGGACCTTCCATGACTCAAGAACAGTTCTATCTTAAATTATTTGGAAACCCCTGTGACTGTAAAGGGGGAATAATGGATTTTGAACCCAGCTTGGGAGGAACCAAGCAGTTAACATCTCAAGGAACCCAGCATCTAGCTGGACCCCAATTTTATGCTGGTCGGACTGTCGATTGTCAGGATAAGAGAGCTTATCTCACTGCAGACATCTCTGCAGGTGGATTTTCCTCAGGGGTAGGATGGAAACCCCAAAGTTGGAAGTGCGTAAAGAAGCCCAAGGTCATATTGCCCGTTAATG GTAAAGAGATTTGCTGGCCGCTAGTGGCACTTGTTCACATTTCTGATGGCGGTGGGCCTACAGACCAAATAAGAGAAGTCCAAACTAAGAAAAGAATTGAAATGCTTATAAGAGAACTGGACCCTCCTATAGAGTATCATCCCTTAGCCCTGCCCAAACCACATGGCATAGATCTTGACACCCAAACTGCTGATATTCTAGAGGCCACTCATAATGCACTGAACATCACCAATCCCAGTCTCGCTGAAAACTGCTGGCTATGCATGACCCTTGGTACACCTATGCCCCTTGCAATTCCTGCTAATGCTACCACCAACCTGACAGATCAAAATTGCACTCTCAATTCACCCTTTAAAGTGCAACCTGTAGGATTTAACATATCCCTGTGCGTACAAAAGCAGCCGCAGAATAACAGTGATGATATAGATGTAGGGATTGCTTCATTCACAGATTGTTCCCAAGTTTTTAATTATACCTCATCCGTTTGCCCTCCTAATAGACAGGTTTTTCTCTGTGGAGGAAACCTGGCCTACACTGCCTTACCCACAAACTGGACAGGGTTATGTGTGCAAGCCAGCATTCTCCCAGATATTGATATCATCCCAGGAGAAGAACCTGTCCCTACACCCAGCTTTGAGTTTATAGCAGGACATTCACGCTCTAAAAGAGCCATCCAGTTCATTCCACTTCTAATTGGCCTAGGAATTACCTCCGCAGTAGCTACAGGGACAGCAGGGGCAGGAATAGCCATACATTCCTATCATAAGTTATCCAATCAATTAATTAATGATGTTGATGCCCTCTCTAAAACAGTTACTGACCTCCAAGACCAAATAGACTCTCTAGCAGAAGTAGTTTTACAAAACCGCAGAGGCCTCGACCTCCTCACAGCAGAGCAGGGAGGCATCTGTTTGGCTTTACAGGAAAAATGCTGCTTCTACGCTAACAAATCTGGCATCGTTTGGGACAAGATAAAGACCCTCCAAGACGACcttgagaaaaggagaaaagagttgCGTGACAATCCCCTTTTGACTGGATTAAATGGACTTCTCCCTTACCTTCTCCCCATTCTAGGTCCATTCCTAGGATTGCTATTATTACTATCTTTTGGCCCCTGGGCTTTTAAAAGACTTACAATGTTGATCAAACATTAAATCGACTCCCTTATAGCAAGACCTATCCAAGTCCATTATCATCGCCTTGACTTGGCTGACCAAGGTGGGGATCCTTACCCAGGGCCTCATACCCGAAGAGACCCAACAGTAACCAGAGAGTAA